In the genome of Desulfovibrio desulfuricans, one region contains:
- the mreC gene encoding rod shape-determining protein MreC produces MTLRRLLLLAGTLLILFLGMYSWNQRTRFLDDLAAKLGLEITGAVLTPIRSAQDTAESMWDRYFDLVSVREENEALKQNVAELEARLLANGEDLAELKRLRALVQLPVDQTWRPLGARVLSGRMGPNAVLDSITISRGYSTGGRPGTPLVTHLGLVGRVLKASAHSSIVLLLTDPSSRIAVFSQETRAPGILVGMGTGQKLEVNFVQRDAKVKPGEILITSGLDGKYPKGIPVAKVLKVAPSDYTQFMAIKADPLVDLQHLEEVLLLEPTGAPRPLDLGDAPKEFVGPPAPKSATP; encoded by the coding sequence GTGACATTGCGGCGTCTTCTCCTCCTCGCGGGCACTTTGCTCATCCTGTTTCTGGGTATGTATTCCTGGAACCAGCGGACGCGTTTTCTGGACGATTTGGCCGCAAAACTGGGGCTGGAAATCACCGGCGCGGTGCTCACCCCCATCCGCTCCGCGCAGGACACTGCAGAAAGCATGTGGGACCGCTATTTTGACCTGGTGAGCGTGCGCGAAGAAAACGAGGCCCTCAAGCAAAATGTAGCCGAGCTCGAAGCCCGCCTGCTCGCCAACGGCGAGGATCTGGCCGAGCTCAAACGCCTGCGCGCCCTGGTGCAGTTGCCTGTAGACCAGACCTGGCGTCCGCTTGGCGCGCGCGTACTCTCGGGCCGCATGGGGCCCAACGCCGTTCTTGACAGCATCACCATCAGCCGTGGCTACAGCACGGGCGGGCGGCCCGGCACACCGCTGGTCACCCATCTGGGCCTTGTGGGCCGCGTGCTCAAGGCCAGCGCCCACAGCTCCATCGTGCTGCTGCTCACCGACCCCAGCAGCCGCATTGCCGTTTTTTCGCAGGAGACCCGCGCTCCCGGCATCCTGGTTGGCATGGGCACAGGCCAGAAGCTTGAAGTCAACTTTGTGCAGCGCGACGCCAAGGTAAAACCCGGCGAGATCCTCATCACTTCCGGCCTGGACGGCAAGTATCCCAAGGGCATACCCGTGGCCAAGGTTCTCAAGGTCGCCCCCTCGGACTACACCCAGTTTATGGCCATCAAGGCCGACCCGCTGGTCGATCTGCAGCACCTTGAAGAAGTGCTGCTGCTGGAACCCACCGGCGCGCCGCGTCCGCTGGACCTGGGCGACGCGCCCAAAGAATTCGTCGGGCCGCCCGCGCCCAAAAGCGCCACGCCATGA